The stretch of DNA GCCCTGGAGCCCGTGATCCCCATGAAGCCCATGAGGGGAAGGCCTCCCCtccacctgcagagagagaagagaaaccaACTCGCCTCTCCAGTGAGTGTCAGTCCTtgctttcactcttcttctgcACTCTACTACTGTCTGTATCGGTCTCTTCAAATACATGGGCACTAGATAAATAGGATAAATAAGAGGCATGAATGAGGGCTCAAGTCTGCTGTGGTCTGAGTGCAGTCTCCCTCCACACCACTAGGGGGGAATGTTGAGATTTCATGAGCATGTTAATCCTGTTCTCTAGTTAGGAAAACAGTTGTACTTGTTGAATTTAGAATATTgtaccagtaaaaaaaaacttcagatTTTGCTTGACATAGCTGTCTTtgacatatttaaatatttttaataGTTAAAGTATTTTgctgatgtactgtatgttttttaaCTGTACATTACAATGACTGTATGGTCCTATTTTCAGTCTCCTGCTGCATTGTTAATGTGGGTTTGATAAGGTGGATTTGCTGGTCCCTTTCTCGCTGTCTCAGCAGGCAGTGTCTGTGGATGGTGTGGTGGTGCGTAGGGGAAGAGGACGACCCCCAGGCCGGAGGAAAGTCATGGCAGCCAGGGCAAACCAGGGCCGGCCCCCCCTCCAGACCAAACCACCGCTCAGCCAGGGGGCGCTGCCTCCTCCTCAGGCTCCTCTtgccctccttcctccccctgtTCTTCACGAGCAGAACAACAGCACCCCCCGCCAAGCTCAGGTCCAcacccccatctcctcctcatccacaaccactcctcctcctgccaaCCCCTTCAAACCAGAGGAGGTGAAGTCGGAGCCTCAGGATCTGGTCCTCCCCACACCCAGGTCCAGTGGTCTCTCCCAAGTATCACCCAATGAACAAGTGCCCCCCCTGCCCAAGTCCAGTGGTCTCTGCCAGGTGTCTCCCACTGCTGCGGCAGCCGTTGTCGTTTGCGCCGGTGGTTTTGGCATCAGCGCTTCTCCTGCCGTGTTCAGCCCCACTAAAGGCCTGTGCCCACTGGACCTGTTCAGGACCCGTCTGGGCTTGGGCGCCATGGCAACGGCCGCTCGTCTCAACTCCACCCCCGTACCCAGCCTCCACCTGTCCCCGGTGGGTCAGCAGCAGGCCAGGCACTCTGCTTCAGGCAGCCCGGTCACCTCCACCCCGACTGGGCCGCCTAAGGACCCTCACCCCCTTCCCCAGCACCAATGCTCCGGATGTGTACCATCAGAGGAGCAGGGAActccggggggtgggggtgaaggaGCGGTGCGGTCGCGGTCTCCGCTGCCTCCTCTCCGGATCATTCCGCTGGAGCTGGACTGCAGCCTGCGGGTGCGGCAGCTGATGCGCAGCAGCCTGGGCTCCGAGCACAGGCACTCCTTCACCAAGAGGCTGTCGGAGGCGCTGGCGCAGGACCTGGAGTTTCCGCGGGCAACGCCTGGAACCCCTCTACCCCCTTCCCCGTCCTCTTCGCTCTTCACTTTGCCTTCTGGCTCTCCcacctcatctcctcctcttcctcctcctcctcccacagtGGTAGCAGTCAGACCCCAGGAGGAGCAGGTTCAGCCTCTCAATCTCAGCAATTGGGGTGCAGCCAACCGGCCTGCCAGGGATGGCGAAGTAATATCACAGCAGCATGACGCCGAAGACGACGCCCTGCGGACTCCTGTTGCTAAGCAACCCCGGCTCAATGCAGACGGGCTTCCTCTGAAGGCAAACGGCGGCGTGTTCCGCTTCCCGCTGTTCCAGGACCAGCCAGCCGACCTCAGCCTGCCGCGCCGGGTCCGTGCGCTCCTCAGGGAGAACCGCCGTGTGGCCAGCAAGAGCCCAGACACCTCGGAGCCCATGGACACTCTCCCACATCCAGGGGCCGTCTCCAGTGGCGCCCCCTGTAGGGCTGGAGGCTCTCCCAGTGCGGAGGAGCAGGGTGATGGAGCAGGAGTGGGGAGCTCACTGGGCGTGGTTGAAATCGGAGGTGCGGATGTGACACTGGGAGAAGAGGACAGTGGGAAGAGCCGTGCAGAGGTGCCCAGCAAACAGCAAAA from Clupea harengus chromosome 8, Ch_v2.0.2, whole genome shotgun sequence encodes:
- the zgc:77151 gene encoding AT-rich interactive domain-containing protein 5B isoform X3 → MHKAAMEQNGLQWLGAPSCLRGSIAFYKSVSSRSDMAPPGRDWKLGGFYFVRCGPQEPVCIAEVTLLWEDQAQRHLLASSRLYFLPEDTPKGRTRDHGEDEVLAVSKRIVVRVEDLAKWACTEPPVWRRGGVNGDCMCKTTSSSTESEQPKMNTQDEDEGVSVRVLSYPQYCRYRSLEKRVQELGGWPQLQDPHLKTLEEIRMVQQDTRVLYCRDTFTHPTLDSNASILTQLGYPSICLKGRPRKRKGRFGKVQEQPNTQPSESWIERMSENVLGSAEQQWAGGWLHHPEEQLFLDQLFSFMERRGSPISKVPNLGFKKIDLFLMYSVVKRLGGYENVTTRRHWKTVYNELGGSPGSTSAATCTRRHYEKLMLPYEQFMNSGFKPTKALEPVIPMKPMRGRPPLHLQREKRNQLASPQAVSVDGVVVRRGRGRPPGRRKVMAARANQGRPPLQTKPPLSQGALPPPQAPLALLPPPVLHEQNNSTPRQAQVHTPISSSSTTTPPPANPFKPEEVKSEPQDLVLPTPRSSGLSQVSPNEQVPPLPKSSGLCQVSPTAAAAVVVCAGGFGISASPAVFSPTKGLCPLDLFRTRLGLGAMATAARLNSTPVPSLHLSPVGQQQARHSASGSPVTSTPTGPPKDPHPLPQHQCSGCVPSEEQGTPGGGGEGAVRSRSPLPPLRIIPLELDCSLRVRQLMRSSLGSEHRHSFTKRLSEALAQDLEFPRATPGTPLPPSPSSSLFTLPSGSPTSSPPLPPPPPTVVAVRPQEEQVQPLNLSNWGAANRPARDGEVISQQHDAEDDALRTPVAKQPRLNADGLPLKANGGVFRFPLFQDQPADLSLPRRVRALLRENRRVASKSPDTSEPMDTLPHPGAVSSGAPCRAGGSPSAEEQGDGAGVGSSLGVVEIGGADVTLGEEDSGKSRAEVPSKQQNGKGDNNTQLANRVQDVQRYRRVLANGDSDAENGHRKLTNGEPDAQAYDRALANGDPDDQDDQDYHMALANGDPNAHDDHRALANGEPDTMGSFISLMLPDSPPHSQCNSVSNPLLS
- the zgc:77151 gene encoding AT-rich interactive domain-containing protein 5B isoform X4, with translation MHKAAMEQNGLQWLGAPSCLRGSIAFYKSVSSRSDMAPPGRDWKLGGFYFVRCGPQEPVCIAEVTLLWEDQAQRHLLASSRLYFLPEDTPKGRTRDHGEDEVLAVSKRIVVRVEDLAKWACTEPPVWRRGGVNGDCMCKTTSSSTESEQPKMNTQDEDEGVSVRVLSYPQYCRYRSLEKRVQELGGWPQLQDPHLKTLEEIRMVQQDTRVLYCRDTFTHPTLDSNASILTQLGYPSICLKGRPRKRKGRFGKVQEQPNTQPSESWIERMSENVLGSAEQQWAGGWLHHPEEQLFLDQLFSFMERRGSPISKVPNLGFKKIDLFLMYSVVKRLGGYENVTTRRHWKTVYNELGGSPGSTSAATCTRRHYEKLMLPYEQFMNSGFKPTKALEPVIPMKPMRGRPPLHLQREKRNQLASPAVSVDGVVVRRGRGRPPGRRKVMAARANQGRPPLQTKPPLSQGALPPPQAPLALLPPPVLHEQNNSTPRQAQVHTPISSSSTTTPPPANPFKPEEVKSEPQDLVLPTPRSSGLSQVSPNEQVPPLPKSSGLCQVSPTAAAAVVVCAGGFGISASPAVFSPTKGLCPLDLFRTRLGLGAMATAARLNSTPVPSLHLSPVGQQQARHSASGSPVTSTPTGPPKDPHPLPQHQCSGCVPSEEQGTPGGGGEGAVRSRSPLPPLRIIPLELDCSLRVRQLMRSSLGSEHRHSFTKRLSEALAQDLEFPRATPGTPLPPSPSSSLFTLPSGSPTSSPPLPPPPPTVVAVRPQEEQVQPLNLSNWGAANRPARDGEVISQQHDAEDDALRTPVAKQPRLNADGLPLKANGGVFRFPLFQDQPADLSLPRRVRALLRENRRVASKSPDTSEPMDTLPHPGAVSSGAPCRAGGSPSAEEQGDGAGVGSSLGVVEIGGADVTLGEEDSGKSRAEVPSKQQNGKGDNNTQLANRVQDVQRYRRVLANGDSDAENGHRKLTNGEPDAQAYDRALANGDPDDQDDQDYHMALANGDPNAHDDHRALANGEPDTMGSFISLMLPDSPPHSQCNSVSNPLLS
- the zgc:77151 gene encoding AT-rich interactive domain-containing protein 5B isoform X1, encoding MHKAAMEQNGLQWLGAPSCLRGSIAFYKSVSSRSDMAPPGRDWKLGGFYFVRCGPQEPVCIAEVTLLWEDQAQRHLLASSRLYFLPEDTPKGRTRDHGEDEVLAVSKRIVVRVEDLAKWACTEPPVWRRGGVNGDCMCKTTSSSTESEQPKMNTQDEDEGVSVRVLSYPQYCRYRSLEKRVQELGGWPQLQDPHLKTLEEIRMVQQDTRVLYCRDTFTHPTLDSNASILTQLGYPSICLKGRPRKRKGRFGKVQEQPNTQPSESWIERMSENVLGSAEQQWAGGWLHHPEEQLFLDQLFSFMERRGSPISKVPNLGFKKIDLFLMYSVVKRLGGYENVTTRRHWKTVYNELGGSPGSTSAATCTRRHYEKLMLPYEQFMNSGFKPTKALEPVIPMKPMRGRPPLHLQREKRNQLASPVSQAVSVDGVVVRRGRGRPPGRRKVMAARANQGRPPLQTKPPLSQGALPPPQAPLALLPPPVLHEQNNSTPRQAQVHTPISSSSTTTPPPANPFKPEEVKSEPQDLVLPTPRSSGLSQVSPNEQVPPLPKSSGLCQVSPTAAAAVVVCAGGFGISASPAVFSPTKGLCPLDLFRTRLGLGAMATAARLNSTPVPSLHLSPVGQQQARHSASGSPVTSTPTGPPKDPHPLPQHQCSGCVPSEEQGTPGGGGEGAVRSRSPLPPLRIIPLELDCSLRVRQLMRSSLGSEHRHSFTKRLSEALAQDLEFPRATPGTPLPPSPSSSLFTLPSGSPTSSPPLPPPPPTVVAVRPQEEQVQPLNLSNWGAANRPARDGEVISQQHDAEDDALRTPVAKQPRLNADGLPLKANGGVFRFPLFQDQPADLSLPRRVRALLRENRRVASKSPDTSEPMDTLPHPGAVSSGAPCRAGGSPSAEEQGDGAGVGSSLGVVEIGGADVTLGEEDSGKSRAEVPSKQQNGKGDNNTQLANRVQDVQRYRRVLANGDSDAENGHRKLTNGEPDAQAYDRALANGDPDDQDDQDYHMALANGDPNAHDDHRALANGEPDTMGSFISLMLPDSPPHSQCNSVSNPLLS
- the zgc:77151 gene encoding AT-rich interactive domain-containing protein 5B isoform X5; the protein is MAPPGRDWKLGGFYFVRCGPQEPVCIAEVTLLWEDQAQRHLLASSRLYFLPEDTPKGRTRDHGEDEVLAVSKRIVVRVEDLAKWACTEPPVWRRGGVNGDCMCKTTSSSTESEQPKMNTQDEDEGVSVRVLSYPQYCRYRSLEKRVQELGGWPQLQDPHLKTLEEIRMVQQDTRVLYCRDTFTHPTLDSNASILTQLGYPSICLKGRPRKRKGRFGKVQEQPNTQPSESWIERMSENVLGSAEQQWAGGWLHHPEEQLFLDQLFSFMERRGSPISKVPNLGFKKIDLFLMYSVVKRLGGYENVTTRRHWKTVYNELGGSPGSTSAATCTRRHYEKLMLPYEQFMNSGFKPTKALEPVIPMKPMRGRPPLHLQREKRNQLASPVSQAVSVDGVVVRRGRGRPPGRRKVMAARANQGRPPLQTKPPLSQGALPPPQAPLALLPPPVLHEQNNSTPRQAQVHTPISSSSTTTPPPANPFKPEEVKSEPQDLVLPTPRSSGLSQVSPNEQVPPLPKSSGLCQVSPTAAAAVVVCAGGFGISASPAVFSPTKGLCPLDLFRTRLGLGAMATAARLNSTPVPSLHLSPVGQQQARHSASGSPVTSTPTGPPKDPHPLPQHQCSGCVPSEEQGTPGGGGEGAVRSRSPLPPLRIIPLELDCSLRVRQLMRSSLGSEHRHSFTKRLSEALAQDLEFPRATPGTPLPPSPSSSLFTLPSGSPTSSPPLPPPPPTVVAVRPQEEQVQPLNLSNWGAANRPARDGEVISQQHDAEDDALRTPVAKQPRLNADGLPLKANGGVFRFPLFQDQPADLSLPRRVRALLRENRRVASKSPDTSEPMDTLPHPGAVSSGAPCRAGGSPSAEEQGDGAGVGSSLGVVEIGGADVTLGEEDSGKSRAEVPSKQQNGKGDNNTQLANRVQDVQRYRRVLANGDSDAENGHRKLTNGEPDAQAYDRALANGDPDDQDDQDYHMALANGDPNAHDDHRALANGEPDTMGSFISLMLPDSPPHSQCNSVSNPLLS
- the zgc:77151 gene encoding AT-rich interactive domain-containing protein 5B isoform X2, translated to MHKAAMEQNGLQWLGAPSCLRGSIAFYKSVSSRSDMAPPGRDWKLGGFYFVRCGPQEPVCIAEVTLLWEDQAQRHLLASSRLYFLPEDTPKGRTRDHGEDEVLAVSKRIVVRVEDLAKWACTEPPVWRRGGVNGDCMCKTTSSSTESEQPKMNTQDEDEGVSVRVLSYPQYCRYRSLEKRVQELGGWPQLQDPHLKTLEEIRMVQQDTRVLYCRDTFTHPTLDSNASILTQLGYPSICLKGRPRKRKGRFGKVQEQPNTQPSESWIERMSENVLGSAEQQWAGGWLHHPEEQLFLDQLFSFMERRGSPISKVPNLGFKKIDLFLMYSVVKRLGGYENVTTRRHWKTVYNELGGSPGSTSAATCTRRHYEKLMLPYEQFMNSGFKPTKALEPVIPMKPMRGRPPLHLQREKRNQLASPVSAVSVDGVVVRRGRGRPPGRRKVMAARANQGRPPLQTKPPLSQGALPPPQAPLALLPPPVLHEQNNSTPRQAQVHTPISSSSTTTPPPANPFKPEEVKSEPQDLVLPTPRSSGLSQVSPNEQVPPLPKSSGLCQVSPTAAAAVVVCAGGFGISASPAVFSPTKGLCPLDLFRTRLGLGAMATAARLNSTPVPSLHLSPVGQQQARHSASGSPVTSTPTGPPKDPHPLPQHQCSGCVPSEEQGTPGGGGEGAVRSRSPLPPLRIIPLELDCSLRVRQLMRSSLGSEHRHSFTKRLSEALAQDLEFPRATPGTPLPPSPSSSLFTLPSGSPTSSPPLPPPPPTVVAVRPQEEQVQPLNLSNWGAANRPARDGEVISQQHDAEDDALRTPVAKQPRLNADGLPLKANGGVFRFPLFQDQPADLSLPRRVRALLRENRRVASKSPDTSEPMDTLPHPGAVSSGAPCRAGGSPSAEEQGDGAGVGSSLGVVEIGGADVTLGEEDSGKSRAEVPSKQQNGKGDNNTQLANRVQDVQRYRRVLANGDSDAENGHRKLTNGEPDAQAYDRALANGDPDDQDDQDYHMALANGDPNAHDDHRALANGEPDTMGSFISLMLPDSPPHSQCNSVSNPLLS